A window of the Pseudomonas fluorescens genome harbors these coding sequences:
- a CDS encoding FCD domain-containing protein encodes MGFDQIRQRRLSDDIVERLEGMILEGTLKSGERLPAERALAEQFGVSRPSLREAIQKLAAKGLLVSKQGGGNYVVESLGSTFSDPLLQLLESNPEAQRDLLEFRHTLEASCAYYAALRATDVDRERLTTAFEELQDCYSRHDEVSRAEEGAADAKFHLAIAEASHNAVLLHTIRGLFDLLKRNVVTNIGGMYKQRTETRDMLITQHRELYLAIIEGRAEQAREVSSRHILYVQEVLEEVRQEVQRMARAERRKGM; translated from the coding sequence ATGGGGTTTGATCAGATACGTCAGCGCCGTTTGTCTGACGACATTGTCGAGCGACTGGAAGGGATGATTCTCGAAGGCACGCTGAAGTCCGGCGAACGTCTGCCGGCCGAGCGGGCACTGGCGGAGCAGTTCGGCGTTTCCCGGCCGTCGTTGCGCGAGGCGATTCAGAAACTCGCGGCCAAGGGCTTGCTGGTCAGCAAGCAGGGCGGCGGCAACTATGTCGTGGAAAGTCTCGGTTCGACGTTCAGCGATCCGCTGCTGCAATTGCTGGAAAGCAATCCCGAGGCCCAGCGCGATCTGCTGGAATTTCGCCACACGCTGGAGGCATCGTGCGCCTATTACGCAGCATTGCGCGCCACGGATGTGGACCGCGAGCGGCTGACGACTGCGTTTGAAGAGTTACAGGATTGCTACTCGCGTCACGACGAAGTGAGCCGGGCGGAAGAGGGCGCGGCGGATGCGAAATTCCACCTGGCGATTGCCGAAGCCAGTCACAACGCGGTGTTGCTGCACACCATTCGCGGGCTGTTCGATCTGCTCAAGCGCAACGTGGTGACCAACATCGGTGGCATGTACAAACAGCGCACGGAAACCCGCGACATGCTGATCACGCAGCATCGGGAATTGTATCTGGCGATTATCGAGGGGCGCGCGGAACAGGCGCGTGAGGTTTCCAGCCGACACATTCTGTATGTGCAGGAAGTGCTGGAAGAGGTGCGTCAGGAAGTGCAGCGCATGGCTCGCGCCGAGCGACGCAAAGGGATGTAG